One Tissierellales bacterium genomic window, GACAAAAATATCATCGGCAACAATGGCAAGACTTGGGAAAAATCAACCTGTAAGTCTTGATGTGCTGGGAAGAATCTGTCAAGTATTGGATTGTGATATCGGTGATATTGTTTCTTATAGGGGGGACGAATAAATGTATAAGTCTGTAGATTTATTTGCGGGTATAGGCGGAATAAGATTAGGATTTGAAGATGCTTTTAAAGATGACATAGAAACTGTGTTTGTTAGTGAATGGGATAAAAAAGCCCAAGAAACATATGAAGCTAATTTTGATGATGAATTTGAAATTAACGGTGATATTACAAAGATAAAAGAAGAATCTATTCCTGAGCATGATATTTTGCTTGCAGGATTTCCTTGTCAAGCATTTTCGTTAGCGGGACAGCAAAAAGGTTTTGAGGATGCCAGAGGCACACTTTTCTTTGATGTTGCAAGAATAGTGCAATACCATAAACCTAAAGTGGTTTTTGCTGAAAATGTAAAGAATTTAGTGAGACATGACAGAGGAAAAACATACAGAACTATAAAAAGAATACTACAAGATCTGGATTATGTAGTTTATGATGAAG contains:
- a CDS encoding helix-turn-helix transcriptional regulator, with product MKFSYNKLWKILIDKEMMKEDLRNKTKISSATMARLGKNQPVSLDVLGRICQVLDCDIGDIVSYRGDE